In Cotesia glomerata isolate CgM1 linkage group LG3, MPM_Cglom_v2.3, whole genome shotgun sequence, one genomic interval encodes:
- the LOC123261292 gene encoding T-complex protein 1 subunit zeta, with protein sequence MAAISLLNPKAEVARASQALAVNISGAKGIQDVMKTNLGPKGTMKMLVSGAGDIKITKDGNVLLHEMQIQHPTASLIARASTAQDDMTGDGTTTTVLIIGELMKQADLFIAEGLHPRIITEGFELARVKTLEVLESLKTPIECTKEGLIDVAKTSLRTKIHPKIADKLAEVCVDAVLAIKQGDQPIDLHMVELMEMQHRTAADTTLVRGIVMDHGSRHPDMPKRIENAYILTCNVSLEYEKTEVNSGFFYKTAEEREKLVAAEREFIDNRVKKIIALKKKLCTGNDKGFVIINQKGIDPPSLDALAKEGIMALRRAKRRNMERLALACGGTAVNSVDDLQEDSLGWAGLVYEHVLGENKYTFVEDCKKPNSVTILLKGPNKYTLVQLKDAVRDGLRAINNAIEDKAVIPGAGAFEVAASRALSQYKEQVKGKLRFGIQAYSEALLVVPKILAVNSGFDPQYTIVKLLEESATLGEPVGLDINSGEAIKPSDMGIYDNYIVKKQIINSCTVIASNLLLVDEIMRAGLSSLKG encoded by the exons atggcAGCAATTAGTTTGTTAAATCCAAAAGCCGAAGTTGCAAGAGCATCTCAAGCATTAGCTGTTAATATTTCTGGAGCTAAAGGAATCCAAGATGTGATGAAAACTAATTTGGGGCCGAAAGGAACCATGAAAAT gttGGTTTCTGGAGCTggagatataaaaataactaaagaTGGAAATGTATTGTTGCATGAAATGCAAATCCAGCATCCAACAGCATCTTTGATAGCAAGAGCATCAACAGCTCAGGATGATATGACTGGAGACGGTACTACAACGACCGTACTTATTATTGGTGAGCTGATGAAACAAGCTGACTTATTCATTGCCGAGGGATTACATCCCCGAATAATAACCGAAGGCTTTGAGTTGGCAAGAGTTAAAACACTCGAAGTATTAGAATCGCTTAAAACTCCAATTGAGTGTACTAAAGAAGGACTTATCGATGTTGCTAAAACATCCCTGAGAACTAAAATTCATCCCAAAATTGCCGACAAGCTTGCGGAAGTATGTGTTGATGCAGTATTAGCAATCAAACAGGGCGACCAGCCTATTGACTTGCACATGGTCGAGCTTATGGAAATGCAGCACAGAACAGCAGCTGATACCACATTGGTACGTGGTATTGTCATGGACCACGGTTCAAGACACCCTGACATGCCGAAGAGAATTGAGAACGCGTACATACTTACATGTAATGTAAGTTTGGAGTACGAAAAAACTGAAGTCAACAGTGGATTTTTCTACAAAACCGCTGAGGAGCGTGAAAAACTTGTTGCTGCTGAACGTGAATTTATTGACAACCGcgtcaagaaaataattgctttgaaaaaaaaattatgtacagGCAATGACAAAGGCtttgttattataaatcaaaaggGAATTGACCCACCATCTTTGGATGCACTCGCTAAAGAAGGAATCATGGCTCTTCGTCGGGCTAAGCGTAGAAATATGGAACGTTTAGCGCTCGCTTGTGGTGGAACTGCTGTTAATTCTGTTGATGATTTGCAGGAAGATTCTTTAGGATGGGCTGGTCTTGTTTACGAACACGTTCTCGGCGAAAACAAATATACCTTTGTTGAGGACTGTAAAAAACCAAATTCAGtaacaattttattgaagGGGCCTAATAAGTATACATTGGTACAACTTAAAGACGCAGTCCGTGATGGTCTTAGAGCTATTAATAATGCTATTGAAGACAAAGCTGTTATTCCTGGAGCTGGTGCCTTTGAAGTTGCTGCTAGTCGCGCTCTTTCACAATACAAAGAACAGGTCAAAGGAAAATTACGATTTGGAATTCAAGCTTACAGTGAGGCGCTTCTTGTTGTTCCTAAAATTCttg ctgTCAACAGCGGATTTGATCCTCAATACACAATTGTAAAGCTTCTTGAAGAAAGCGCCACTCTTGGTGAACCCGTTGGTTTGGATATTAATTCTGGAGAAGCTATCAAACCTAGCGACATGGGCATTTACGATAATTACAtcgttaaaaaacaaattatcaaCTCTTG cacTGTTATTGCAAGTAATCTGTTACTTGTTGACGAAATAATGCGAGCTGGTCTGTCATCATTGAaaggataa
- the LOC123261293 gene encoding eukaryotic translation initiation factor 3 subunit H, producing MSSRANSRRITELESRIDYVQCDGLAAMKIIKHCHEESTSNMEVAQGALLGLVVQNRLEITNCFPFPKNDELAEEEEYQLAVMRRLRRVNVDHFHVGWYQSADVGNFLSVSLLESQYHYQTSIEESVVVIYDTAKSARGFLTLKAYRLTPQAIQMYKENEFTPEALRTLKIGYENLFIEIPIVIKNSNLTNIMMSELEELIPEEEGTKYLDLGTASVLENQLRCMMDRVDELNQEAIKFNRHQHLVIRQQQDKNRLLAKRAQENAMRAAKDEPPLPDDDINKLMRPLPVPPRLNPMIVAGQINTYSQHISQFCAQSLAKLYITQSLQSAKESKTTN from the exons atgTCGTCGAGAGCAAATTCACGTAGAATAACCGAGTTGGAGTCTCGTATTGATTATGTCCAATGTGACGGGCTGGCGGCaatgaaaattatcaaacatTGCCATGAAGAATCAACGAGTAATATGGAAGTTGCACAAGGAGCTTTACTTGGTTTAGTTGTACAAAATCGTTTGGAAATTACTAATTGCTTTCCATTTCCTAAGAACGATGAATTAGCTGAGGAAGAGGAATATCAACTAGCTGTAATGCGTCGGCTTCGAag agtAAACGTTGATCATTTCCATGTTGGTTGGTACCAAAGCGCAGATGTTGGTAATTTTTTGAGTGTTTCACTTCTCGAATCTCAATATCATTACCAAACGTCAATTGAAGAATCAGTAGTTGTAATATACGATACCGCTAAATCAGCACGAGGATTCTTGACCTTAAAAGCATACCGTTTGACTCCTCAAGCTATTCAGATGTACAAGGAAAATGAATTTACTCCAGAAGCACTGCGTACCTTGAAAATAGGATACGAAAATTTGTTCATCGAAATTCCAATTGTCATCAAAAACAGTAATTTGACAAATATAATGATGTCTGAATTAGAAGAGTTAATACCCGAGGAAgaaggtactaaatatttggatCTTGGCACAGCGTCTGTTCTTGAGAATCAGTTGCGCTGTATGATGGACCGTGTCGACGAGCTGAATCAAGAAGCCATTAAATTCAACAGACATCAACACCTTGTTATTCGTCAGCAACAAGAcaaaaatcgtttattggCCAAACGCGCTCAAGAGAACGCAATGCGTGCTGCTAAAGACGAACCTCCACTACCCGACGATGATATCAACAAGCTGATGCGTCCACTGCCAGTACCACCCAGGCTCAATCCTATGATCGTTGCCGGACAGATTAATACCTACAGCCAGCATATTTCACAATTCTGTGCTCAAAGTTTAGCCAAGCTCTACATCACCCAGAGTTTACAGAGCGCCAAGGAGTCTAAGACTACAAATTAA